One segment of Sinorhizobium sp. BG8 DNA contains the following:
- a CDS encoding YcaO-like family protein: MQHLRNLEQLLHRPLSPQPETWETVRRILARRREFGITRLGSVTGLDRAGIEVVQVIRPASRSVAVNMGKGLTYAAAAISGLMESLEGWASERIAADRAWMAELGETDGDGIWSHLPPSVRESHADLSWIDGWDLLSAAPRPVPLALVDTAYIVPSPHPHGFARDTTGLAAGTSLQQAMAHACFEILERHAHCMAMATPHFFDRFQIDTEAIRSGKAGEVMGRLAGAGFAVGAWTVPAGHDLPIYWCHVMEGAGHAPLAPLPAAGFGCDLTHDRALSKALLEACQSRLGVISSAREDVSGHLYQPSDRREMVAWRESLSKSALPYCDAPEDCSSGSALEAALHALKSAGAAAVIAVVLHSDESIPLHVVRIVAPPLQTNPELYDEQ, from the coding sequence TTGCAGCATCTGCGAAATCTGGAACAGCTCCTGCACCGGCCGCTTTCGCCCCAACCCGAAACCTGGGAGACGGTCCGGCGCATTCTTGCGCGCAGGCGGGAATTCGGCATTACCAGGCTCGGATCGGTCACCGGGCTCGACCGCGCGGGAATCGAGGTCGTCCAGGTGATACGCCCGGCCTCGCGGTCGGTGGCGGTCAATATGGGAAAGGGGCTCACTTACGCGGCGGCCGCGATTTCCGGTCTCATGGAATCGCTCGAGGGATGGGCCTCCGAACGCATCGCGGCTGATCGCGCATGGATGGCCGAACTTGGGGAGACGGACGGGGACGGTATCTGGTCCCACTTGCCGCCATCCGTTCGCGAAAGTCACGCCGATCTTTCGTGGATCGACGGCTGGGATCTGCTGTCGGCCGCGCCGCGCCCCGTGCCGCTCGCCTTGGTCGACACCGCCTACATCGTTCCCTCGCCCCATCCGCACGGCTTTGCCCGCGACACGACCGGGCTGGCGGCGGGAACCAGCCTGCAGCAGGCAATGGCGCACGCCTGCTTCGAGATACTGGAGCGCCACGCGCACTGCATGGCGATGGCAACGCCGCACTTCTTCGATCGCTTCCAGATCGACACGGAAGCCATACGCTCGGGCAAGGCCGGCGAGGTGATGGGACGCCTTGCGGGTGCAGGCTTTGCGGTCGGCGCCTGGACCGTCCCCGCCGGGCACGACCTCCCCATCTACTGGTGCCACGTGATGGAAGGCGCAGGCCACGCTCCGCTCGCTCCCCTTCCCGCCGCCGGGTTCGGCTGCGACCTCACTCATGATCGCGCACTCTCCAAGGCCCTGCTGGAGGCCTGTCAGTCGCGTCTCGGCGTCATTTCCTCGGCACGCGAAGACGTGAGCGGCCACCTCTACCAGCCATCAGACCGGCGCGAGATGGTCGCCTGGCGCGAGTCTCTGTCGAAGTCCGCATTGCCCTATTGCGACGCGCCGGAGGACTGCAGTTCGGGGAGCGCCCTGGAGGCGGCCCTGCACGCCCTGAAGTCGGCAGGCGCGGCGGCGGTGATCGCCGTGGTCCTCCATTCCGACGAAAGCATCCCCCTCCACGTGGTGAGAATTGTGGCGCCGCCCCTGCAGACCAATCCGGAACTCTACGATGAACAATAG
- a CDS encoding TfuA-like protein produces MNNRIVVFLGPTLSAGEARSHLDALYLPPVSQGDVARAVIDHAPRAIVIVDGVFAQRPAVRHKEILWAMAAGVRVFGASSMGAIRAAELDECGMVGHGFVYRWYRRTPLADDADVAVPMAPPELGSRALGEALVDIRLTLRKAEREGVIHRELRLGLEEAARALHFTDRTYDRILSGKGLDEADGTALRGLQDWISQGVVHQKKADAISLLSALSKKTGLLDKDQQYQDFELTEALASDLQYSGLLDCVLRHTR; encoded by the coding sequence ATGAACAATAGGATCGTCGTCTTCCTGGGACCCACCCTCAGCGCCGGTGAGGCGCGGTCGCATCTCGATGCCCTCTACCTGCCCCCTGTTTCCCAGGGGGACGTCGCCCGCGCGGTGATCGATCACGCGCCGCGCGCGATCGTCATCGTGGACGGCGTCTTCGCCCAGCGGCCCGCCGTGCGGCACAAGGAGATACTGTGGGCCATGGCAGCCGGCGTCCGGGTCTTCGGCGCCTCCAGCATGGGAGCCATCCGCGCCGCCGAACTGGACGAGTGCGGAATGGTCGGTCACGGCTTCGTCTACCGATGGTACCGGCGCACGCCGCTTGCGGACGACGCCGACGTGGCCGTGCCGATGGCGCCGCCCGAACTCGGTTCCCGTGCGCTCGGCGAAGCCCTTGTCGACATCCGGCTGACATTGAGGAAGGCCGAGCGCGAAGGCGTGATCCACCGGGAGCTGCGCCTGGGCCTGGAGGAGGCAGCCCGCGCGCTCCACTTCACCGATCGCACCTACGACCGGATCCTTTCCGGCAAAGGACTGGATGAGGCGGATGGAACCGCCCTGCGCGGCCTTCAAGACTGGATTTCCCAAGGTGTCGTGCACCAGAAGAAGGCGGATGCGATCAGTTTGCTCTCCGCCCTGTCGAAAAAGACGGGATTACTGGATAAAGATCAGCAATATCAGGATTTTGAGCTGACGGAAGCACTGGCTTCGGACCTTCAATACTCAGGTCTTCTCGACTGTGTCCTGCGTCACACGCGATAA
- a CDS encoding NAD(P)-dependent oxidoreductase: MRIAVTGAAGFLGSSVCTRLAGSGHQVLGMDRAGSHLPAGCEASACDISDHDAVRDALQAFAPQAVIHLAALLTLESGSDIVAATRVNALGTAHIFAEALAAGASRIIYASSVAALGGADTSFGDRSVPQPGSVYGATKAYGEHLANCVAPNHPDTTFIGLRYGYVYGPGRARGWREMQEMVEAAHRGDTEIVFPDYPDPVDWTWVEDATDVTVRMLDAEIAGSRVFNVVGDKRRMRDAAQLLAARYPAARLIPKAAVTPPSAWGFWNDGLKSAIGIEPKTTMEQGIDLCLRFLDDGLLASPASTPATAADRHKDGPGPSF, translated from the coding sequence ATGCGCATCGCGGTTACCGGAGCGGCCGGATTTCTGGGCAGCAGCGTCTGCACCCGGCTGGCCGGCAGTGGTCATCAGGTGCTCGGGATGGATCGGGCCGGGTCACATTTGCCGGCTGGATGCGAGGCGTCAGCCTGCGACATCTCGGATCACGATGCAGTCCGCGATGCGCTGCAGGCCTTTGCACCACAAGCCGTAATCCACCTGGCAGCACTTCTGACCCTCGAGTCAGGATCCGACATCGTCGCCGCCACGCGCGTCAATGCCCTCGGCACGGCCCATATCTTCGCCGAAGCGCTGGCCGCAGGCGCCTCACGCATCATCTACGCCAGCTCGGTTGCAGCCCTTGGGGGCGCGGACACCAGCTTCGGGGATCGATCGGTACCTCAGCCGGGAAGCGTCTACGGCGCCACAAAAGCATATGGCGAGCATCTGGCGAACTGCGTTGCGCCAAACCATCCCGATACAACGTTCATCGGTCTGCGTTACGGGTATGTCTACGGGCCGGGCCGAGCCCGGGGCTGGCGAGAAATGCAGGAGATGGTGGAAGCCGCGCACCGCGGGGACACCGAGATCGTCTTTCCCGACTATCCCGACCCCGTCGACTGGACCTGGGTGGAAGACGCCACGGACGTCACGGTGCGCATGCTCGATGCGGAGATTGCCGGAAGCAGAGTCTTCAACGTCGTCGGTGACAAGCGCAGGATGCGCGATGCCGCCCAGCTTCTCGCCGCTCGCTACCCTGCCGCGCGACTTATCCCGAAGGCTGCCGTCACGCCTCCCTCGGCATGGGGGTTCTGGAATGACGGCCTGAAGTCCGCAATCGGGATTGAGCCGAAGACGACAATGGAGCAGGGCATCGACCTCTGCCTGCGCTTCCTGGATGACGGCCTGCTGGCGTCGCCTGCATCAACACCTGCGACAGCAGCCGACCGTCACAAGGACGGGCCTGGTCCAAGCTTCTAG
- a CDS encoding IclR family transcriptional regulator: MDKMLSASGGSVERTIAMLELLALAEEPLKLSEIAHRLAIPKSASHRILTSLLENGWARQSNESDCYALTIRMALIGQKQLDRLEVTDLKQPILNDLAERTRELVRLTAVQNNSLVWIGSARGRRSGLVFEPDMSATIVPYATANGKIWLASIERELALRIALETGLGQQGQSAAAAAIRTIDALNKELDETARQGYGRARGEAEEGVGAIAVAVKQDDRVVGTMSVAAPLTRLTDDKVSEIVPLLERAASNMAIAWETS, from the coding sequence ATGGACAAGATGTTGAGCGCTTCGGGCGGGAGCGTCGAACGCACGATTGCCATGCTCGAACTTCTGGCGCTGGCGGAGGAACCGCTCAAGCTTTCGGAAATCGCGCATCGGCTCGCTATCCCCAAGAGCGCGTCGCATCGGATACTCACTTCGCTGTTGGAAAACGGCTGGGCACGGCAGAGCAATGAAAGTGATTGCTACGCCCTGACCATCCGCATGGCTCTCATCGGCCAGAAGCAACTCGACAGGCTGGAGGTGACGGATCTCAAGCAGCCGATCCTCAACGACCTGGCAGAGCGGACCCGCGAACTGGTCCGCCTGACGGCGGTGCAGAACAACAGTCTGGTGTGGATCGGATCCGCTCGAGGGCGCCGGTCCGGCCTCGTCTTCGAACCGGACATGAGCGCGACGATCGTGCCCTATGCGACCGCCAACGGTAAGATATGGCTCGCCAGCATAGAGCGCGAACTGGCCCTCAGGATTGCCCTGGAAACAGGACTGGGACAGCAGGGACAGAGTGCTGCCGCTGCTGCCATCCGCACGATCGACGCGCTCAACAAGGAGCTCGATGAGACAGCCAGGCAGGGCTATGGCCGTGCCCGCGGAGAGGCGGAAGAAGGTGTGGGGGCAATCGCCGTGGCGGTGAAGCAGGACGACCGGGTGGTCGGAACCATGAGCGTTGCAGCGCCGCTGACGCGATTGACCGACGACAAGGTCTCAGAGATCGTCCCCCTCCTGGAGCGGGCGGCAAGCAACATGGCGATTGCCTGGGAAACGTCCTAG
- a CDS encoding ABC transporter ATP-binding protein, translated as MSKHFGHADSPVIALEKLDLTIGDGEFVAIVGPSGCGKSTMMRLISRLSQASTGEISVFGDVSKEPPAGMSIVFQNHVLLAWRTILDNVLFPAEMTGRNCEELRPHALELLESVGLKDFANRYPHELSGGMKQRASIARALLLQPRLLLMDEPFGALDALTREQMRIDLEALWLKNRMTVVFITHSIDEAVLLADRVIVMTPRPGRIERVLEIEMPRPRGLAARREPEFIEKSEEITEIFLSRGILQRHA; from the coding sequence GTGAGCAAGCACTTCGGCCACGCGGATTCACCCGTCATCGCCCTCGAAAAGCTGGACCTGACAATCGGAGACGGAGAGTTCGTGGCCATTGTCGGCCCCTCGGGCTGCGGCAAGTCCACGATGATGCGACTGATCTCGCGTCTTTCCCAGGCGAGCACCGGCGAGATCTCGGTGTTCGGCGACGTGTCGAAAGAACCGCCCGCGGGCATGAGCATTGTCTTTCAGAACCACGTCCTGCTCGCGTGGCGCACGATCCTGGACAATGTACTTTTTCCCGCGGAAATGACCGGGAGGAACTGTGAAGAGCTTCGTCCCCATGCCCTGGAGCTATTGGAATCCGTGGGGCTGAAGGATTTTGCGAACCGCTACCCTCATGAGCTGTCAGGCGGCATGAAGCAGCGCGCCTCGATCGCCAGGGCTCTTCTCCTCCAGCCGCGCCTGCTCCTGATGGATGAGCCGTTCGGTGCGCTCGACGCCCTGACGCGCGAACAGATGCGCATCGATCTCGAAGCGTTATGGCTGAAGAACCGGATGACCGTCGTCTTCATTACCCATTCGATCGACGAGGCGGTTCTATTGGCCGATCGGGTGATCGTGATGACGCCGCGTCCCGGCCGCATCGAGAGAGTGCTGGAAATCGAAATGCCGCGGCCGCGCGGACTTGCAGCCCGGCGCGAACCCGAATTCATCGAGAAGTCGGAAGAGATAACGGAGATTTTCCTTTCGCGCGGCATTCTGCAGCGGCACGCATGA
- a CDS encoding ABC transporter permease subunit — translation MVYSKGFEQVFYPLLVVLQIIPKIAIAPLFIIWVGFGLPSKVLLVFLLSFFPIVVNSIVAFKSIEPDVYDLAKSYRASRLKVFWKVELPGALPSLFAGFKVAAALSATAAVVAEFVASDNGLGYLLLNYNGNMNTSMTFAVIVVLSLLGLLLYGIVELVERWAIPWHVSQRRDDFAVGKSPT, via the coding sequence GTGGTCTACTCGAAGGGATTCGAGCAGGTCTTCTATCCCCTTCTCGTGGTGCTTCAGATCATTCCGAAGATTGCGATTGCGCCGCTCTTCATTATCTGGGTCGGCTTCGGCCTGCCATCCAAGGTCTTGCTCGTCTTCCTGCTGTCGTTCTTTCCGATCGTCGTGAACTCGATCGTGGCGTTCAAGTCCATAGAGCCCGATGTCTACGACCTGGCGAAGAGCTACCGTGCGAGCCGGCTGAAGGTTTTCTGGAAGGTCGAGCTTCCCGGTGCGCTGCCGTCCCTGTTCGCGGGCTTCAAGGTTGCCGCGGCGCTCTCTGCAACGGCCGCTGTTGTCGCCGAGTTCGTGGCGTCGGACAACGGGCTTGGCTACCTGCTGCTCAACTACAACGGAAACATGAACACCAGCATGACCTTTGCGGTCATCGTGGTCCTCAGCCTGCTCGGACTGCTGCTCTACGGCATCGTCGAACTGGTCGAGCGCTGGGCTATTCCGTGGCACGTGTCTCAACGTCGTGACGACTTCGCCGTTGGCAAGAGCCCAACGTAA
- a CDS encoding SDR family oxidoreductase: MATYDLRGRVAVLTGAAGGFGAAIRERLTASGATVVAWDLPEALQQQDLAGIPHYGVDVTKEESVEAAAADIRRHFGKLDILINNAGVVGTVQPTWEIPAAEFRRILDVNLYGAFLVCRSLVPLMLESAAASRFGRIVNVASIQAKEGMHNAAAYSAAKAGLVALTKSLGKELATSDILVNAITPAASLTAMSVDAPKDRLDDILSRIPMRRFLEPAEVAAMVAWLSSSECSFSTGAVFDLSGGRATY; this comes from the coding sequence ATGGCGACATATGATCTTCGCGGCAGGGTAGCCGTGCTAACCGGCGCCGCCGGCGGCTTCGGCGCCGCCATTCGCGAACGCCTCACGGCGTCTGGGGCGACCGTGGTCGCGTGGGACCTGCCAGAAGCGCTTCAACAGCAGGATCTCGCTGGAATTCCTCACTACGGCGTGGATGTGACGAAGGAGGAAAGCGTCGAGGCCGCCGCGGCCGACATTCGTCGGCATTTCGGCAAGCTCGATATTCTCATCAACAACGCAGGCGTTGTCGGGACAGTCCAGCCGACATGGGAGATACCCGCGGCAGAGTTTCGCAGGATCCTCGACGTCAATCTCTACGGAGCATTCCTCGTCTGCCGTTCGCTCGTTCCGCTGATGCTGGAAAGCGCCGCGGCAAGCCGGTTTGGACGCATCGTCAACGTGGCATCGATCCAGGCCAAGGAAGGCATGCACAATGCCGCGGCCTACAGCGCCGCCAAGGCCGGCCTTGTGGCGCTCACGAAGAGCCTCGGCAAGGAGCTGGCAACCTCGGACATTCTCGTCAACGCGATCACGCCGGCCGCGTCCTTGACTGCGATGAGCGTCGACGCGCCCAAGGACCGGCTGGACGATATCCTGTCCCGCATTCCGATGCGGCGCTTTCTCGAACCGGCAGAGGTGGCAGCCATGGTGGCATGGCTCTCCTCTTCCGAATGCAGCTTTTCGACCGGGGCGGTGTTCGACCTGTCCGGCGGTCGAGCAACTTACTGA
- a CDS encoding DUF4286 family protein has product MALLGKAVVAIWNDILPEGRENFIEWHNREHIPERVAIPGFLRGRRYVAEYGNPEYFTLYEAVDGAVLTGSAYLERLNRPTPWTKQSTADFRNTVRGVCGTEYSRGSGDGGFILTLRFDADLDRRTALEKAIVAQLEPIGRLKGVSGAHLCIADSAASGIETAERKGRQVGVPNWIILIEGSSVAAIDAAGIALMSALPTEIGTDGIEKGLYRLEFSLVDFPTENTELERKAS; this is encoded by the coding sequence ATGGCGTTACTGGGCAAGGCGGTCGTCGCCATCTGGAATGATATCCTGCCTGAGGGGCGGGAAAATTTCATCGAGTGGCACAATCGCGAGCACATTCCCGAGCGCGTCGCCATTCCGGGCTTTCTGCGTGGACGGCGCTACGTCGCCGAATACGGCAACCCGGAATATTTCACGCTCTACGAGGCCGTCGACGGCGCGGTTCTCACGGGATCGGCCTATCTGGAACGCCTCAACAGGCCGACCCCCTGGACCAAGCAATCGACCGCCGACTTTCGCAACACCGTGCGTGGGGTCTGCGGAACGGAGTACTCCCGTGGAAGCGGCGACGGCGGCTTCATTCTCACACTGCGCTTCGACGCGGATCTCGACCGCCGTACGGCGCTTGAGAAGGCCATCGTCGCCCAACTCGAACCCATCGGCCGCCTCAAGGGCGTCAGCGGGGCCCACCTGTGCATTGCCGACAGCGCAGCCAGCGGGATCGAAACGGCCGAGCGAAAAGGGCGGCAGGTTGGCGTTCCGAACTGGATCATCCTCATCGAGGGCTCTTCCGTCGCGGCAATCGATGCCGCGGGGATCGCGCTGATGAGTGCCCTTCCCACCGAGATCGGCACCGACGGGATCGAAAAGGGTCTCTACCGCCTGGAATTTTCTCTCGTCGACTTCCCGACGGAAAACACGGAACTTGAAAGGAAAGCATCATGA
- a CDS encoding fumarylacetoacetate hydrolase family protein, protein MKLLRYGEAGQERPGLLGADGRIRDLSGVVADISGEVLSRAGRERLASLDVASLPVVPDGVRIGPCVGNVGNFVAVGLNYIDHALETNTPIPEEPVLFNKVTSCISGPNDPVFLLKDSKKTDWEVEIAFVIGEPAYNVSEKDALSVIAGFCVCHDVSEREFQTERGGQWTKGKSGPTFGPLGPWLVTPEEVGDVQNLGLWLDVNGKRMQTGSTSKMIFSIAHLVSYITRFMKLMPGDVVTTGTPPGVGLGMKPPVFLSAGDVVELGVDGLGSQRQVITAFQQA, encoded by the coding sequence ATGAAACTTCTGCGTTACGGCGAAGCCGGCCAGGAACGCCCCGGACTGCTCGGCGCGGACGGACGTATCAGGGACCTGTCGGGCGTCGTTGCCGATATCTCCGGGGAGGTCCTTTCCCGGGCTGGAAGGGAACGTCTTGCAAGCCTTGACGTTGCCTCACTGCCGGTCGTTCCGGATGGCGTACGGATCGGCCCCTGTGTCGGCAACGTCGGCAATTTCGTCGCCGTCGGCTTGAACTATATCGACCATGCCCTGGAAACGAATACGCCTATTCCCGAGGAGCCGGTGCTCTTCAACAAGGTCACGTCCTGCATCTCGGGCCCCAACGATCCGGTCTTTCTGCTGAAGGACTCGAAGAAGACGGACTGGGAGGTGGAGATTGCCTTCGTCATCGGCGAGCCGGCCTACAATGTCAGCGAAAAGGACGCGCTCTCCGTCATAGCCGGCTTCTGCGTATGCCATGACGTGTCCGAGCGCGAATTCCAGACGGAGCGCGGCGGTCAATGGACCAAGGGCAAGAGCGGCCCCACATTCGGTCCGCTTGGCCCCTGGCTTGTCACCCCGGAAGAGGTTGGCGACGTGCAGAACCTCGGCCTCTGGCTCGACGTCAACGGAAAGCGCATGCAAACGGGTTCGACGAGCAAGATGATCTTCTCGATCGCACACCTCGTCTCCTACATCACGCGCTTCATGAAACTGATGCCTGGCGATGTCGTGACCACGGGAACGCCGCCGGGCGTCGGCCTCGGCATGAAGCCTCCTGTCTTCCTGTCCGCCGGCGATGTCGTCGAACTGGGCGTGGACGGACTTGGAAGCCAGCGGCAGGTCATTACAGCCTTCCAACAGGCGTAA
- a CDS encoding 2-keto-4-pentenoate hydratase, protein MSETDRVDLTGVLAEKLSEAERLGSELSFDSLQSDGLVPDTIEAGIAAQAAATRAIGKGVAGWKIAISASGTAVAAPILDAYLVDSDARVEILKPGVKAIEVEICFQLKEDVPPPLPGSPYSREDALGKIGSIHLGAELIDYRIDQRNKVPFPLFLADRLGNHSYVIGPEVSAELVDLLASGDASRMSLHLDDQSAELFSGTPSHPQKDPLLPLIAFMNNPNDGLGGLKRGQFVTTGSLCGAIPIRSDANLHVYGDMLPQMKLVMTDASDPA, encoded by the coding sequence ATGAGTGAAACGGATCGAGTTGATTTAACCGGAGTGCTGGCCGAAAAGCTCAGCGAAGCAGAGCGGCTTGGTAGCGAGCTTTCCTTTGACAGCCTGCAGTCCGACGGGCTGGTTCCGGACACGATCGAGGCGGGGATCGCTGCCCAAGCCGCCGCGACAAGGGCCATTGGCAAGGGCGTTGCCGGCTGGAAGATCGCGATCAGTGCCTCGGGCACCGCGGTTGCAGCCCCCATTCTCGATGCATATCTCGTCGACAGTGACGCCCGCGTCGAGATCCTCAAGCCTGGAGTAAAAGCAATCGAGGTCGAGATCTGCTTCCAGCTCAAGGAGGACGTCCCACCGCCCCTCCCCGGCAGTCCCTATTCGCGCGAGGATGCCCTTGGGAAGATCGGCTCGATCCACCTCGGAGCAGAACTCATCGATTACCGCATCGATCAACGCAACAAGGTGCCGTTTCCACTCTTTCTGGCAGATCGGCTTGGAAACCATTCCTATGTGATCGGGCCGGAAGTATCCGCAGAACTCGTCGACCTGCTGGCTTCAGGAGATGCATCCCGGATGTCGCTCCACCTGGACGACCAGAGCGCCGAGCTGTTTTCTGGGACCCCTTCCCATCCCCAAAAGGATCCGCTCCTCCCGCTCATCGCATTCATGAACAATCCGAACGATGGCCTGGGCGGACTGAAACGCGGCCAGTTCGTAACGACCGGCAGCCTTTGCGGGGCCATTCCGATCCGTTCGGATGCCAACCTTCATGTCTACGGAGACATGCTGCCGCAAATGAAGCTCGTCATGACGGACGCTTCTGATCCGGCATAG
- a CDS encoding nucleoside deaminase, whose amino-acid sequence MASTNRPYDESLLRKAFEVARRSREGGDHPFGSILADKDGNVLLEQCNGYSAEGGDRTAHAEKLLATRAGKAYDLEFLAGCTMYTSAEPCAMCSGAIYWAGIGRVVFGLSESEMKQLIGPSEENPTLDLPSRTVFAAGQRPTEVVGPMLVDEAAELHEEYWSRR is encoded by the coding sequence ATGGCAAGCACCAACCGGCCCTATGACGAGTCACTCTTGCGGAAGGCCTTCGAGGTGGCGCGGCGTTCGCGCGAGGGCGGGGACCATCCATTCGGTTCAATTCTCGCCGACAAGGATGGCAATGTCTTGCTGGAACAGTGCAACGGCTACAGTGCAGAAGGTGGCGACCGCACGGCCCACGCGGAGAAGCTTCTCGCCACGCGCGCCGGCAAGGCCTACGATCTGGAGTTTCTTGCCGGATGCACGATGTACACATCCGCGGAGCCATGCGCCATGTGCTCAGGCGCGATCTACTGGGCGGGGATAGGACGCGTCGTGTTTGGCCTGTCCGAGAGCGAGATGAAGCAACTGATAGGCCCAAGCGAGGAAAATCCGACGCTCGATCTCCCCAGCCGTACGGTGTTCGCCGCCGGTCAGCGCCCAACGGAAGTCGTCGGTCCCATGCTTGTGGACGAGGCGGCGGAACTCCACGAAGAATACTGGTCTCGCCGCTAG